The Sporichthyaceae bacterium genomic interval GCCGAAGCCCGCCAACAGGGCTGGCTCGGCGAGATCGACGGCCTACAGATCAGCCTCACCGGCGCCCGCCAAAAACTCGCCCAACTCGACCAGATCGCAACCAAGACAACCAGCACAGCGCTCGGGATGCCCACCTTCCCGCAGATCGCTGGCCGCTCCGTTCCACACCCCGACACTCCGCCCTGACCGTCACCGCGGGAAGACGCCCAGCCAGCCATGAAAGATCATCATCTAGTGCAGAGAAGAAGAAGGGTTTCGGGTTCCATCCGTTGCTCGGGTTCGTCGATCACGCCACGCCCACCGGCGGGGAGCCGGCCGCGGAGCTGCTGCGGCCGGGGAAGGCCGGCTCGAACACCGCCGCCGATCACGTCACGGTCCTCGACGCCGCCCTCGCGCAACTGCCCGCCCACCTGCGGGCCCGCGACCAGACCGGGCGGATGCCGGTCTTGGTGCGTACCGACGCCGCCGGGGCCACGACGCAGTTCGTCGCGTACTTGCACGCGCAGGGGGTGGAGTTCTCCGTCGGTGCCAGCTTCGCCCACCTCGACGTGCACACCGCCCTGACCGCGTTGCCCGAGCAAGCGTGGACACCGGCGTATCAGGCCCGCAAGCCCCGCGCCGCTGAGACCGGCGTGCAGATCGAACCCCGGGACGGGGCCTGGGTCGCCGAGGCCACCGGCCTGATCCCACTCACCGGCTGGCCACCGGGCACGAGGTTGATCCTGCGCAAGGAACGCCCACACCCCGGCGCACAGTTGCGGATCACCGACGCCGACGGGCTGCGCGTGACCGGGTTCCTCACCAACACCGGTCGCGGCGGCCCGCACCGCCAACTCGCCGACCTGGAACTACGCCACCGCCGCCACGCTCGGGTCGAGGACCGCATCCTTCTCCGGGGGGCCAAGGACACCGGGCTGCGCAACCTGCCCTTCCACGACACCGACCAGAACCGCATCTGGGTCGCGATCAGCGCGCTCGCCCAGGACCTGCTGGCCTGGTGCGCGCGACTCGCCCTGCCCGACTCGGCCGCAGGCTACGAGCCCAAACGGATGCGGCTACGCATCCTGGCCACCGCCGGACGGCTCGTACACACCGCGCGCAGGCACATCCTGCACATCGACCCCACCTGGCCCTGGGCCCCGGCCATCACGACCGCGCACACCCGCCTGTGCACGCTGCCCGTGCCCTGACCCACCACCGCATCCGCACAACCGAGGACCTGGAGCACCGGCAGACCACGCTGAGCCGGAGATCACCCACGCCGCCCCGCAGCGGAACACCCCAAGAAGATCAACAAGAGACACACGTGAAGATCACCGTACGATTGTTACGAAAGATCTGTGAGTGTCGTTGCGGTGCTCCTGGGTGGAGGACCACCAGGCTCGGTGCCGGTGACTTCGACGTGACTCGCGAAAGATCTGGCCGCTTCGGCGTGCCCTTGTTTTGACTTGTCCGTCGTGGTTGCCGGCACCGACCTGGCCCACCAGTTGGCCTGATCAGAAGCCTGTCCGTCCCTCGGGGCGTGACCCGTCACAGATGTGCCATGTGGTGACCTCATCCAGGCCGGTGCCGACGGTGACCCGCTCCCCGGAAGGACGACAGGCCGGTGCCCATGTTGGCAGAAATCGTCGATGCCGTGGTCGGTGTCGACACTCATCGAGACACCCATGAGGTGGAGATCGCGACCCCGGGCGGGGCGGCGATCGCCACCTGTCAGATCAGCAACGACAGCACCGGCTACGCCGAGCTGCTGGCCTGGATCGTCGACCACGCCCCCGGGCCGCGGCTGGTGGTGTCGATCGAGGGGACCCGTAGCTACGGGGTCGGACTGGCCCGCGCGGTCTCCGCCTCCGGGCTGATCGTCGTGGAGTGTGAGCAGCCCAACCGCAAGGCCCGCCGCGGTAAGGGCAAGTCCGACCCGATCGATGCACACCTGGCCGTGCTGGCCGCGCTGCGCCTGGACGCTGACGCACTGCCCACCCCTCGCGCTGATGGTGATCGCGAGGCGCTGCGGATCCTGCTGGGCGCCCGCAACGAGCTGACCACCGCCGGCACCGCGCAGACCAACCGGCTACGCGCGCTGCTCCTGGGTGGTGGGGACGACACCGACCGTGGCCTGTCCCGGGGCACGCTCACTGACGCCGTCCTCGCCGACCTTGCCCGGCGCCGGGCACCGCGCGAGGCCAGCCGTGAGCAGGCCGTGCGGCACGCCGAGATCCGCCGTGTTGCCCTCGCCCTCCGCGATGGTGCCCGGGCGCTCAAGACCAACCGCGCCCAGCTGCACGCCATCGTCAACGACCTGGCCCCGGGCCTGACCGAGCGTCGCGGGGTCGGCCCGGTCAGCGCCGCGCAGGCCATCGTGTCGTTCTCCCACCCCGGGCGGTGTCGCAACGACGCCGCGTTCGCCGCCCTGGGCGGGATCAGCCCGCTACCAGCCAGTAGCGGCCGCACCGTGCGGCACCGGCTCAACCGGGGCGGGGACCGGGCCCTGAACCGGGCGATCCACACCATCGCCGTCACCCGGATGCGGTGCTGCCCCGACACCCAGGCCTACGTCGCCCGGCGCACCGCCCAGGGCAAGACCTCGAAGGAGATCCGACGCTGCCTCAAGCGCTACATCGCCCGCCAGCTCTACCGCGCCCTCAACTCCGCGATGACCTCCACCGCAGCGCACATCGCGACCGAGTCCAGCTGATGAGCGAACACAGCGAATATCGTTACAGCCCGGCCCAGCCCCCCGGCCCCTGCGCCGAGCACCCCCACTG includes:
- a CDS encoding IS110 family transposase, translating into MLAEIVDAVVGVDTHRDTHEVEIATPGGAAIATCQISNDSTGYAELLAWIVDHAPGPRLVVSIEGTRSYGVGLARAVSASGLIVVECEQPNRKARRGKGKSDPIDAHLAVLAALRLDADALPTPRADGDREALRILLGARNELTTAGTAQTNRLRALLLGGGDDTDRGLSRGTLTDAVLADLARRRAPREASREQAVRHAEIRRVALALRDGARALKTNRAQLHAIVNDLAPGLTERRGVGPVSAAQAIVSFSHPGRCRNDAAFAALGGISPLPASSGRTVRHRLNRGGDRALNRAIHTIAVTRMRCCPDTQAYVARRTAQGKTSKEIRRCLKRYIARQLYRALNSAMTSTAAHIATESS